From the genome of Streptomyces sp. NBC_01317, one region includes:
- a CDS encoding sporulation protein, with product MSRELRGPNEKLGTVLALAGISNAGLARRVNDLGAQRGLTLRYDKTSVARWVSKGMVPQGAAPHLIAAAIGAKLGRPVPLHEIGLADADPAPEVGLAFPRDVGEAVRSATELYRLDLAGRRAGSGGIWQSLAGSFAVSAYATPASRWLITPADSSVARDPTVARAAQGAHGSPGAHGVSAGQGGPGGDSAGEISPLRVGHSDVAKLREAASDARRWDSKYGGGDWRSSMVPECLRVDAAPLLLGAYSDEVGRGLFGATAELTRLAGWMAFDTGQQEAAQRYYIQALRLARAAADVPLGGYVLASMSLQATYRGFADEGVDLAQAALERNRGLATARTMSFFRLVEARAHAKAGDAVAAGAALKAAEGWLERSRDGDADPAWLGFYSYDRFAADAAECYRDLKAPRQVRRFTEQALSRPTEEFVRSHGLRLVVSAVAELESGNLDAACAAGTRAVEVAGRISSARTTEYVRDLLHRLEPYGDEPRVVELRERARPLLVSPA from the coding sequence ATGTCCAGGGAGCTACGCGGGCCGAACGAAAAGCTCGGAACCGTTCTCGCCCTCGCGGGAATCAGCAACGCCGGCCTCGCCCGGCGGGTCAACGACCTGGGGGCGCAGCGCGGGCTGACCCTTCGCTACGACAAGACCTCCGTGGCGCGGTGGGTGTCGAAGGGGATGGTGCCGCAGGGTGCCGCGCCCCATCTCATCGCCGCCGCCATCGGCGCGAAACTGGGACGGCCTGTCCCACTCCACGAGATCGGCCTGGCCGACGCGGATCCGGCCCCCGAGGTCGGTCTCGCCTTCCCGCGCGATGTGGGCGAGGCGGTGCGCTCCGCCACGGAGTTGTACCGGCTGGACCTGGCGGGCCGCAGGGCGGGCAGCGGGGGCATCTGGCAGTCGCTGGCCGGATCCTTCGCAGTGAGCGCTTACGCGACCCCCGCGTCGCGGTGGCTGATAACACCCGCGGACTCGTCCGTGGCACGGGATCCGACGGTCGCGCGGGCCGCGCAAGGAGCGCACGGCAGTCCTGGCGCGCACGGCGTGTCGGCCGGTCAGGGCGGGCCCGGCGGCGACTCCGCGGGAGAGATCTCACCTCTGCGGGTGGGCCACAGCGACGTGGCCAAACTCCGGGAGGCGGCGTCCGACGCCCGGCGCTGGGACTCCAAGTACGGCGGCGGGGACTGGCGTTCCTCCATGGTGCCCGAGTGCCTGCGGGTGGACGCGGCGCCGCTGCTCCTCGGGGCGTACAGCGACGAGGTGGGCCGCGGCCTCTTCGGGGCGACGGCCGAACTGACCAGGCTGGCCGGCTGGATGGCCTTCGACACCGGACAGCAGGAGGCGGCGCAGCGCTACTACATCCAGGCGCTGCGGCTGGCGCGCGCGGCGGCAGACGTGCCGCTCGGGGGGTACGTACTGGCGTCGATGTCGCTCCAGGCGACCTACCGGGGCTTCGCCGACGAGGGCGTGGACCTGGCGCAGGCGGCGCTGGAGCGCAACCGGGGGCTCGCGACGGCGCGCACGATGAGCTTCTTCCGGCTGGTGGAGGCGCGGGCGCACGCGAAGGCGGGCGACGCGGTGGCGGCCGGGGCGGCGCTCAAGGCGGCGGAGGGGTGGCTGGAGCGCTCGCGCGACGGCGACGCGGATCCGGCGTGGCTGGGCTTCTACTCGTACGACCGGTTCGCGGCCGACGCCGCCGAGTGCTACCGCGATCTCAAGGCGCCGCGCCAGGTGCGGCGGTTCACGGAACAGGCGCTGTCCCGGCCGACGGAGGAGTTCGTACGGTCGCACGGTTTACGTCTCGTGGTGAGCGCGGTGGCGGAGCTGGAGTCGGGGAATCTCGACGCGGCGTGCGCGGCGGGCACCCGGGCGGTGGAGGTGGCGGGCCGTATCTCGTCGGCGAGGACGACGGAGTACGTACGCGATCTGCTGCACCGCCTGGAGCCGTACGGCGACGAGCCGCGTGTGGTGGAGCTGCGGGAGCGCGCACGGCCGCTGCTGGTCTCCCCGGCGTAG
- a CDS encoding asparagine synthase-related protein, with protein MRWLVGWSSIAARFGTAGTAGSVGGSVAGAVGGHAGGNGTAGAVGFADGDVSGGGTGGGTVHPVGSQLLWGDPDPLWAVGDWRPDEVRVVTIDAVNRLAILGCCGATDEQLRVGLFAARGGALRHLTAWPGSYTAVAQIGRRITVVGDLAGARPVFYTPWAAGTAYATAALPLADLIEAQLDIGYLAALLACPESPEALRDATPYDGVKRIPPGHALILREGSREITGYEQVASLAVAAPQLDPDRAVEGVRDALVEAVRARLTAPRHAPETLPPDPGPVPGMGPAERRAARGAPVPGIGADLSGGSASGTLALLAAGLPGAPGTILGHGTGAGERLLAVTFNDLATGGRDEAELERARSIAANPRLHHVVVAAGEEALPYAELEGPLTDEPGPSLVLAERNRRRLAAGSADHFTGAGAREVLDAHPARLADLLLDRRRRHLLSPVAAVAKAEGVSPASLFVPLTVYRAARRLARTPYRTGLEAAAARLPEANRSPLAPAGDGPLGASLAALTWSRPGPAARWLTGEALAEVSVRLSTAATRPTSVPRPGEARARAALARYAADHRVLEQAAEIRSQRLHAPFLDNQVVRACRLLPEALRVQPGARADVLRTVLAGAGIHDLPPGWGATSRAGTAAATRAGLRLAISDLLALFDAPLLADAGLIEARVVRKALRAAAEGEPVPLDGLADLVSTELWLRRLLSRRGTCWTGTAAPRRRAVGVVARPTLRA; from the coding sequence ATGCGCTGGTTGGTGGGGTGGAGCAGTATCGCCGCGCGTTTCGGAACGGCGGGCACGGCAGGGAGCGTCGGCGGGTCCGTGGCCGGCGCGGTCGGCGGGCACGCGGGCGGCAACGGTACGGCGGGAGCCGTCGGGTTCGCCGACGGCGATGTCTCGGGGGGCGGTACGGGGGGCGGTACGGTCCACCCGGTCGGCTCCCAACTCCTGTGGGGAGACCCCGATCCGCTCTGGGCCGTCGGCGACTGGCGCCCCGACGAGGTACGGGTCGTCACCATCGACGCCGTCAACCGCCTCGCGATCCTAGGCTGTTGCGGCGCCACCGACGAACAACTCCGCGTCGGGCTCTTCGCGGCGCGCGGCGGGGCGCTGCGGCATCTCACGGCCTGGCCCGGGAGTTACACCGCCGTCGCGCAGATCGGCCGCCGCATCACCGTCGTCGGCGACCTGGCCGGCGCCCGGCCCGTCTTCTACACGCCCTGGGCGGCCGGCACCGCGTACGCCACCGCCGCCCTACCCCTCGCCGACCTCATCGAGGCACAGCTCGACATCGGCTACCTGGCGGCCCTCCTCGCCTGCCCGGAGAGCCCGGAGGCGCTGCGCGACGCCACGCCGTACGACGGGGTCAAACGCATCCCGCCCGGGCACGCCCTGATCCTGCGCGAGGGGTCCCGCGAGATCACCGGGTACGAACAGGTCGCCTCCCTCGCCGTCGCCGCGCCGCAACTCGACCCCGACCGGGCCGTCGAGGGCGTCCGCGACGCCCTCGTGGAAGCCGTACGGGCCCGGCTGACGGCCCCGCGCCACGCCCCCGAGACCCTGCCGCCGGACCCCGGGCCCGTCCCCGGCATGGGGCCCGCCGAACGGCGCGCCGCCCGCGGGGCGCCGGTGCCCGGCATCGGCGCCGACCTGTCGGGCGGCAGCGCCTCCGGGACCCTCGCGCTGCTCGCCGCCGGGCTGCCAGGCGCGCCCGGCACAATCCTCGGGCACGGCACCGGCGCGGGTGAGCGGCTGCTCGCCGTCACCTTCAACGACCTGGCCACCGGCGGGCGCGACGAGGCGGAGCTGGAGCGGGCGCGGTCCATCGCCGCGAACCCCCGGCTGCACCACGTCGTCGTCGCGGCGGGCGAGGAGGCCCTGCCGTACGCGGAGTTGGAGGGCCCGCTCACCGACGAGCCGGGCCCCTCCCTCGTCCTCGCCGAACGCAACCGGCGCAGACTCGCGGCGGGCAGCGCGGACCACTTCACCGGGGCGGGCGCCCGCGAGGTCCTGGACGCGCACCCCGCCCGCCTCGCCGACCTGCTGCTCGACCGGCGCAGACGCCACCTCCTGTCGCCCGTCGCGGCCGTCGCCAAGGCCGAAGGCGTTTCGCCCGCCTCGCTGTTCGTCCCGCTCACCGTCTACCGGGCCGCCCGCCGCCTGGCCCGTACGCCGTACCGCACCGGCCTCGAAGCCGCCGCGGCCCGCCTGCCCGAGGCCAACCGCTCGCCGCTCGCGCCCGCGGGGGACGGTCCGCTGGGCGCGTCGCTCGCCGCGCTCACCTGGTCCCGGCCCGGTCCTGCCGCCCGCTGGCTCACGGGCGAGGCGCTGGCCGAAGTATCGGTTCGCCTGTCGACGGCGGCGACCCGCCCCACGTCCGTGCCGCGCCCCGGCGAGGCCCGTGCGCGGGCGGCGCTCGCCCGGTACGCCGCGGACCACCGTGTGCTGGAACAGGCCGCGGAGATCCGCAGCCAGCGCCTCCACGCCCCCTTCCTCGACAACCAGGTAGTCCGGGCCTGCCGCCTCCTGCCGGAGGCACTGCGCGTCCAGCCGGGCGCCCGCGCGGACGTCCTGCGCACGGTCCTCGCGGGCGCCGGCATCCATGACCTGCCACCCGGCTGGGGCGCGACGTCCCGGGCCGGCACGGCGGCGGCCACCCGGGCGGGCCTGCGCCTGGCCATCAGCGACCTGCTGGCCCTCTTCGACGCGCCGCTCCTGGCGGACGCGGGCCTGATCGAGGCCCGCGTGGTCCGCAAGGCGCTGCGGGCGGCGGCGGAGGGCGAGCCGGTGCCGCTGGACGGCCTCGCGGACCTGGTCTCGACGGAGCTGTGGCTGCGGCGGTTGCTTTCGCGCCGGGGCACGTGCTGGACGGGCACGGCTGCGCCTCGGCGGCGGGCGGTGGGGGTGGTGGCGCGGCCGACGTTGCGCGCGTGA
- the trmB gene encoding tRNA (guanosine(46)-N7)-methyltransferase TrmB translates to MSRMFPNGTGPAADPAGSHFERRIRSFQPRRSRVTAGQADALRRKWPSWGLDVDGQRAVDPAALFGGLPVVLEIGFGMGEATAQMAAADPGTGILAVDVHTPGQGNLIRLAERNGLSNIRVANGDAIILLREMLPAASLDGLRVYFPDPWPKTRHHKRRLIQPEFLDLAADRLRPGAVLHCATDWEPYAEQMLELLTAHPGFENTQEDGGYAPRPAYRPLTRFEGQGLDKGHAVHDVLFRRAPAPAPAVQPAPAPQLPPGDAE, encoded by the coding sequence ATGAGCCGGATGTTCCCCAACGGCACCGGACCCGCCGCCGACCCGGCGGGGTCGCACTTCGAGCGCCGTATCCGCAGCTTCCAGCCGCGCCGCAGCCGGGTGACCGCCGGGCAGGCCGACGCGCTGCGCCGCAAGTGGCCCTCCTGGGGGCTGGACGTCGACGGACAGCGCGCCGTCGACCCGGCCGCGCTGTTCGGCGGGCTGCCCGTCGTCCTGGAGATCGGCTTCGGGATGGGCGAGGCCACCGCGCAGATGGCCGCCGCCGACCCGGGTACCGGAATCCTCGCCGTCGACGTGCACACCCCCGGGCAGGGCAACCTGATCCGTCTCGCGGAGCGGAACGGGCTGTCCAACATCCGGGTCGCCAACGGGGACGCGATCATCCTGCTCAGGGAGATGCTGCCGGCCGCCTCCCTCGACGGGCTGCGCGTCTACTTCCCCGACCCCTGGCCCAAGACCCGGCACCACAAGCGGCGGCTGATCCAGCCGGAGTTCCTCGACCTCGCCGCCGACCGGCTGCGGCCCGGGGCCGTACTGCACTGCGCGACCGACTGGGAGCCGTACGCGGAACAGATGCTGGAGCTTCTCACGGCCCACCCCGGCTTCGAGAACACCCAGGAGGACGGCGGTTACGCGCCGCGCCCCGCGTACCGGCCGCTGACCCGGTTCGAGGGCCAGGGGCTCGACAAGGGGCACGCGGTGCACGACGTGTTGTTCCGCCGGGCGCCCGCGCCCGCTCCGGCAGTGCAGCCCGCTCCCGCACCCCAACTCCCCCCGGGTGACGCGGAGTAG
- the lhgO gene encoding L-2-hydroxyglutarate oxidase, whose product MDGRAGFDCDVLVIGGGIVGLSTAYAITRAAPGTRVVVLEKEAGPARHQTGHNSGVIHSGIYYRPGSLKARYAVRGSAEMVKFCAEYGIAHEVTGKLIVATRRDELPRLHALVQRGRENGIPVRELGPAQIMEYEPQVRGLAAIHVGTTGVCDFTAVAEQLAESVRAAGAEVRYGAEVTVVDRRAWGVAVRTGTGDGTGAGNAGAVVRARALVNCAGLQCDRVARLTGDDPGMRIVPFRGEYFELARPGLVRGLVYPVPDPAFPFLGVHLTRSVDGGVHVGPNAVPALAREGYRWSDVRPGELAGTLGWPGSWRTARKHWRYGAGELHRSLSKRAFATAVRRLLPAVTDADLRPAAAGVRAQAVLRDGTLADDFLIRRGARTVHVLNAPSPAATAALPIGREVAARVLEVLAER is encoded by the coding sequence ATGGACGGACGCGCGGGCTTCGACTGCGACGTGCTGGTGATCGGCGGCGGGATCGTCGGCCTGTCGACGGCGTACGCGATCACGCGCGCCGCTCCGGGCACCCGCGTGGTCGTGCTGGAGAAGGAAGCGGGGCCCGCGCGGCACCAGACGGGCCACAACAGCGGGGTGATCCACAGCGGGATCTACTACCGCCCGGGGTCGCTCAAAGCGCGGTACGCGGTGCGCGGCTCGGCCGAGATGGTCAAGTTCTGCGCGGAGTACGGCATCGCGCACGAGGTCACCGGCAAGCTGATCGTGGCGACGCGGCGCGACGAGCTGCCGCGGCTGCACGCGCTGGTCCAGCGGGGCCGGGAGAACGGGATTCCGGTGCGGGAGCTGGGCCCGGCGCAGATCATGGAGTACGAACCGCAGGTCCGGGGCCTGGCCGCGATCCACGTCGGGACGACGGGGGTGTGCGACTTCACTGCGGTCGCGGAGCAGCTCGCGGAGTCGGTGCGGGCGGCGGGCGCGGAGGTGCGGTACGGCGCGGAGGTGACGGTCGTCGACCGCCGCGCGTGGGGGGTCGCGGTCCGTACGGGCACGGGGGACGGGACGGGCGCGGGGAACGCGGGGGCAGTGGTGCGGGCGCGGGCGCTGGTGAACTGCGCGGGGCTCCAGTGCGACCGCGTGGCGCGGCTCACGGGCGACGACCCGGGGATGCGGATCGTGCCGTTCCGGGGTGAGTACTTCGAGCTGGCGCGGCCCGGCCTGGTCCGGGGGCTGGTCTATCCGGTGCCGGACCCGGCGTTCCCGTTCCTCGGCGTGCATCTGACGCGGTCCGTCGACGGCGGGGTGCACGTGGGGCCGAACGCGGTGCCCGCGCTCGCCCGGGAGGGCTACCGGTGGTCGGACGTACGCCCCGGGGAGCTGGCGGGCACGCTCGGCTGGCCCGGCTCCTGGCGTACGGCCCGGAAGCACTGGCGGTACGGGGCGGGCGAGCTGCACCGCTCGCTGTCGAAGCGGGCGTTCGCCACGGCGGTACGGCGGCTGCTCCCCGCGGTGACGGACGCGGACCTGCGGCCCGCGGCGGCCGGGGTGCGGGCGCAGGCGGTGCTGCGGGACGGCACCCTGGCCGACGACTTCCTGATCCGCCGGGGGGCTCGTACGGTCCACGTGCTGAACGCGCCGTCCCCGGCGGCGACGGCGGCGCTGCCGATCGGGCGCGAGGTGGCGGCGAGGGTGCTGGAGGTGCTGGCGGAGAGGTGA